The following DNA comes from Janthinobacterium sp. TB1-E2.
GTTCGTCGCGCAGCAGCAGGATGGCGTCGGCCGATTTCTCGTACAACTGGCGGAAATTGTCGCCCATTAGCAACAAGGCGCCCTGCGCGGCGCCGTCGTGGCCGCCGGCCGTGATATCGACATCGACACAGACTACTTGCCGCACACGCCCGGATTGGATGACGGGAAACACGGTGGAGCAGATGCAGCGCGGCGCGGCTCCGTCGGCAGCGAGCTTCCACAGGCGCGTACTGCGCGCCTTGCCGCTTTCCCACACGGCTGCCAGTTCGCCCGCCGCCGCCTCGGCCACGCTGGCGGCGCCGGGCAGCGCGGCGGCCACTGTGGCCCAAGGCTGGCCCAGCGCCAATTCGGCCGCCACGCCATACAGGCGCGCAGCCCCAGCGCTCCAGTAGCGCACCATGCCGTCGCGGTCGATGCCGCGTACGGCCAGGCCGGGTGCCTGTTCGATCGCGGTAACAATGATCGACAGCAAATCGAGCGCCTTGCCGGCCGGCCCCGCCTGCGGTTCGGCCGCGGCCAGCAAACGGCCCGGCGACGGGGCGGCTCCGGCAATCCGATCAGACATCAGGCCCCCTGTGGCGCGGCCGCGCGGCAACCGGCAGGCGTATGGCCTGTCCGGTGGCGCAACCATCCCGACCATTCTTGCGCGCCGGCGAATCGGCTTCTTGAGGATGCGCAAGCATCGTGACGCGCATGGCGCGCATGCTGGCCGTGGTCTCCGGTCGCCGTTTTTTGCATTCCAGCCCCGATTTTGTGCAATCTGTCGCACAGCGATGGCGGCCCGGCTTGAATCTTCCTAAAGTGGCAACATGCGCATCGCCGTGAACGGCCGCAGCGGCAGGCGTGCTGTCTGCGGCCGCCACGGTGATGCGCTACCCGAATTCCCCCGGCCTGCCGCAGGCCGGCCGCACCGAGACCTGGCGCCGAACCCCTGCGCCGCTCCTGACTAAAAAACCTATGAAAAACGAGACCCTGCCCCCCGCCTCCCCCCTTGCCGCCACGCGCCGCCGGCGCTGGCGCACGCCCGTCTTGATCCTCGTCGTGCTGGGCCTGGCCGGCGGCGGCTGGACGGTGATGCAGTCGAAGCAGCAAGCCGCCAAGGCGGCCGAGCAGCAGGCGAGCAAGAAGAAGGAGCAGGAAAAGACGCCCGTGCATGAACTGGCGCAGGGCGACGTGGCCGCCATCGATGCGCGCGCCCTCAGTATCAGCCTGCCCCTGTCCGGCTCGCTGGCGCCCGTGACCCAGGCCACCATCAAGGCCAAGGTTTCCGGCGTGATCGAGGCAACGACCTTGCAGGAAGGCCAGCACGTAGCCAATGGGCAAATCCTCGTGCGCCTGGATGCGGCCGACCAGCGCGCCCGCCTGACGCAGCAGCAAGCCATGCTCGACGAAGCGCAGGCGCGCCTGTCGATGGCCAGCAAGAATGAAGCGAACAGCCAGGCGCTGCTCAAGCAAAAATACATTTCGCAGACGGCTTACGACACGACGCAAAACTCCGTCGACCTGGCGCGCGCCAACGTCAAGTCCGCCGCCGCCATGCTCGACATCGCCCGCATCGCGCTGGCCGACACGGTGATACGCGCACCGATGGCCGGCATCGTCAGCAAGCGCCACCTGCAGGCCGGCGAAAAAGTCTCGCCCGACATGCCCGTCTACACCATCGTCAACCTGGCCCAGCTGACCCTGGAAGCACCCGTGCCCAGCGCGGAAATCCCCCGCATCAAGCTGGGCCAGGACGTGCACTTCAAGGTCGACGGCTTCGGCGCGCGCGACTTCGCCGGCAAGGTCACGCGCATCAACCCCACCACCGAGAGCGGCTCGCGCGCCATGCTCGTCTACATCGCCGTCGACAATGGCGATGGCGCGCTGCGCGGCGGCATGTTCGCCAAGGGCAGCATCGTCACCGAGCGCTCGCCCGTGGCGCCGCTCGTGCCCCTGACGGCCGTGCGCAATGAAAAACAGGGCCCCGTCGTGTATGCGCTGGTCAACAACAAGGTCGTCGCCCAGCCCGTCACCCTGGGCTTGCGCAATGAAGATGAAGGCTATGCGGAAGTGACATCGGGCCTGGTGCCGGGCGCGAAAGTCATCGTCGCCAAGCTCGATGGCGTGAAACCTGGCCACGGCGTGACCTTCGCCGCGCCCGCCGCCGCTCCCGCTCCCGCCGCGCCGGCAGCCGTGCTGGCACGGAAGGACTGAGCCATGTGGATGACCAAAGTCAGTATTCAAAATCCCGTCTTCGCCACCATGGTCATGGTGGCGCTGGTAGTACTGGGCATCTTCTCCTACCGTGGCCTGGGCGTGGAGAGCATGCCCAGCGTGCAGTTCCCGTTCGCCGCCATTGAAGTGAACTACCCGGGCGCCTCGCCCGAAGCCGTGGAAAACGACATCACGCGCCCCATCGAGGACGCCGTCAACACCGTCAGCGGCATCAAGACCATCCGTGCCAACTCGTGGGAAGGACGCGCCGGCGTCTACCTGGAATTCGAGCTGTCGACGAATATGGACAAGGCCATGCAGGACTTGCGCGACAAGGTGGCCCTGGTGCGCCCGCGCTTCCCGAAAGAAGCCAAGGACCCGTTCATCGCCCGCGCCGAGGGCGACAACGAGCGCCCCATCGCCACCATCGTGCTGACCTCCACCGGACATGACCTGCGCGCGCTGTCGACCATGACGGAGCAGATCATCAGCAAGCGCTTCCAGGGCGTGGCCGGCGTGGGGCAAGTCAAGCTGCGCGGCTTGCGCGCGCGCCAGATCCTCATCAGCATGAAGCCGATCGAGCTCAATGCCCAGGGCATCGGCGTCGATGAAGTGATCCGCGCCATCCAGGCCACGAATACGAATTTGCCGGCCGGCTCCATCAGCCATGGCGCGGCCGAGCAATTGGTGCGCGTGGAAGGCAAGATCAAGGATGCGCGCGAATTCGGCAAGATCATCGTCGCGCGCCGCGCCGTCGGCCCCGTCTACCTGGACCAGGTAGCCACCGTCGTCGACGGCGAGCAGGAAGAACTGTCGATCTCGCGCATGAACGGCCAGCAGGCCGTGACCATGGAAATCACCAAGGTGCAGGATGCCAACGTAGTCGAAGTGGGCACCGGCATCCTGAAAGTGGCGGCGGACCTGCAAAAGACCCTGCCGCCCGATATCACCCTGCGCGTGCTCGACGACGAATCGGAGCGCGTGCAAAGCCAGCTCAATAACGTCAAGCGCACCATCATCGAAGGCGCCGTGCTGACCATGGTGATCGTCTTCCTGTTCCTGCACTCGTGGCGCTCGACCATCATCACGGGATTGACCCTGCCGATCTCCGTGCTGGCCAGCTTCATCGCCATGAAGGCCTTCGGTTTTACCCTGAACTTTTTGACCCTGATGGCGCTGTCCCTGTGCATTGGCCTCTTGATCGATGACGCCATCGTCGTGCGCGAAAACATCGTGCGCCACCTGGGCATGGGCAAGAACCACTACAAGGCGGCCAACGACGGCACCAATGAAATCGGCCTGGCCGTGATGGCCACCACATTCGCCATCGTCGCCGTGTTCGTGCCCGTCGCCTTCATGGACGGCATCATCGGCCGCTTCTTCCTGCAGTTCGGCATCACCGTGGCCGTCGCCGTGCTCGTGTCGCTGTTCGTCAGCTTCACGCTCGACCCCATGCTGTCGTCCGTCTGGCGCGACCCCGTCAAGGACCGCTTCAAGTACGTGCCGTGGCTGGGCCGCTTCATGGCCTGGATCGAGACGGGCATCGACCGTCTGCACGTCTGGTATGGCAAGGTGCTGGCGCTGGCCCTGCGCTGGCGCAAGACGACCCTGGCCACGGCCGTGGCCCTGTTCGCGGGCAGCCTGATGCTCGTGCCCATGATCGGCGGCGAGATGTTCCCCGAGACGGACCAGGGCTGGGTCAACCTGCGCTTCAAGACGCCCGTCGGCTCCAGCCTCGAATACACGGATAGCAAAGTGCGCCAGATCGAAACGGCCCTGAAGGAATTCCCCGAGATCGACAGCCTGGTGGCCAATATCGGCACGCCCGATGGACGCAATGCGGCCGAGGTGAACCTGAAGCTGACGGACATCAAGACGCACAAGCGCCGCTCGCAGCAGGAACTGGAAAAACTGATCCGCGAGCGCCTGGCGCCGATTGCCGGCATCACCCTGTCCGTCGGCCAGCGTCCCATCTTCATCGCCATCCTCGGCACGGACGAAGGCAAGCTCGATGCGGTGGCGCACACGCTGATGGACAAGATGCGCAACATCAAGGGCCTGGCCGACATGGAATACAGCCAGGAAGGCGCCAATCCGTCGACCACCGTGAAGATCAATAACGAACTGGCCAGCGACCTGGGATTGTCGGTGCAGCAGATCGGCAATGCCCTGCGCCCGTTTGTCGCCGGCGACACGGTCAGCCACTGGCTGGCGTCCGACGGACAGAACTACGACGTCAACGTGCAGCTGCCCAAGTCGGGCCGGCAAAAGGTGGCCGACCTGGCCGACCTGTCGCTGGCGTCGAGCAAGCTTGACGCGAACGGCAAGCCCGTCATGATTCCGCTGCGCCAGGTGGTCGACTTCGTGCCGTCATCGAGCCCGCAAGTGCTCAAACGCCAGGCCTTGCAGCGCCGCGTCGCGATCTATGCGGGCGTGCAGGGCCGTCCCGCCGGCGACGTCGACGCCGATGTGCAAAAGGCGATGCAATCGATCGACCTGCCGCCGGGCGTGCGCTTCGACGTGGCCGGCAATGCGCAGCAGATGGCCGAAACCATGGGCGGCGCGATGATGGCGCTGGGGATCGCCGTGATCTTCATCTACCTGGTGCTGGCCTCGCAATTCGGCAGCTTTTTGCAGCCGATCGCCATCATGGTGTCCCTGCCGCTCTCCTTGATCGGCGTGCTGGCTGCATTGCTCATTACGGGCAGCACCTTGAACATCTTCTCCGTGATCGGCTTCATCATGCTCATGGGCCTCGTCACCAAGAATGCGATTCTGCTGGTCGACTTCACCAACCAGCGCCAGCGCGAAGGTCTGGGGCAGTTCGAGGCGCTGATGGAAGCGGGCCAAGTGCGGCTGCGCCCCATCCTGATGACGACCCTGGCGATGGTCTTCGGCATGCTGCCGATGGCCATCGGCATGGGCGACGGCGGCGAATCGCAGGCGCCGATGGGCCGCGCCGTCATCGGCGGCGTGATCACTTCGACCTTGCTGACCCTGGTGGTGGTGCCCGTCGCCTACACCTACCTCGATAGCCTGGGCAAGCGCGCCGCGCGCTTCTTTGGCGGCGGCGAGCATGCCCACGCCGATGCCGACGACGCCAAGGCACACGCCCACTGATCCACCGGTCGCCTTCACCGTCCCCGCATTTGCGGGGACGACGCGGCGGCTTCCTGAAGAGAGCTTCAGTTGACCAAAGCAGCCCCACTGGCTAGACTGTCCCCGTTATCAATGATATGGAGTGACTCGTGGGTGCTTGTTCCAGTGACAGTAGTCGATTGACCATCGGCGATCGGCCTTAGGCAAGACGCGCGCATTCCGCCCGCCTTGCCCTCGGCAAGGTGCGGTTTTACCAGCGGCAGTATTCTCTCGCCGCCACTTCCCCCTCTTCGTTCCACCGTTGTCGTCTGCTGCCCCAATCCGGGCGGATAGTCTTCGCCTTATGCACTCGCCTGTTCCTCCCCAGCCGGGAGAAATAATGGTGGTATTTGACTTTGCGCTGCGCGTTGCCGCGGCATTGACCCTGGGCGCCATGATCGGCGCCGAACGCCAGCTGCGCCAGCGCATGGCGGGCCTGCGCACGAACGCGCTGGTGTCCGTCGGCGCCTCGCTGTTCGTGATGGTTTCCGTGCTCGAAGGCGATGCCTCTGGCCATATGCGCATCGCCGCGCAGGTGGTGTCAGGCATCGGCTTTCTGGGCGCCGGCGTCATCATGCGCGAAGGCATGACGGTGCGCGGCTTGAACACGGCCGCCACCCTGTGGTGCTCGGCAGCCATCGGCATCCTGTGCGGCCTGGGGTTTGCGCTGGAAGCGGCCATCGGCACGGGCTTCGTGCTGATCGCCAACCTCGTGCTGCGCCACCTGGCGCAGCGCATCAACGCGCACGGCAGCGAAGCGGGCATCGAGACGGAAAGCATCTACCGCGTGACGGCCGTATGCGAGGCGGAGCAGGAAGTCCAGGTGCGCAAGCTGATGCTGCGCTTGATCAGCGGCATGCCGGCCCTGATGCTGCAATCCTTGCACAGCGAGGATGCCGCGCACGCGGGACGCATCGAAGTGCGGGCCGACTTGCTCACGCCCTTGTCCAGCCTGGGATTGCTGGAGCAGATCGTCAGCCAGGTGAGCCTGGAAGGCAGCGTCTCGGCCGTGCGCTGGGCGCTCGTGAACAACGCGGAATTTGTCGCTGAGCGAGGTGTGTGATGAAAAAGTTCTTCCTTTGGTTTGCCAAACGTGGGCCGGCTGTCGCCACCTACCGCCTGACCGTCACCTGCCCTGCGGCGCAAGCCGACCATGTCGTGCGCCTGCTGCTGGCCGAACTGAAAGGCGCGGGCCTGGCGCCGTCGCAAATGCTGCGCAGCTGGGACGAAGCCAGACAGGTGGTGCAGCTGATCGCCACGGTGCTGTGCCAGGCCGTGCAGCGCGCCGTGCTGGTGCGCTTCGTCAACCGCGCGGGCGCCTGGCCGCAAGTGCGGCAAGTGCGCTGGGAAGGCGTCGCGCCGTCAATCTGAGGCCGGCAGGCGCATGAGGAACAGCGCGCCGCCTTGCAGGCGGTTCTGCGCCTCGATGCTGCCGCCATACGCGTGCACGATGGCTTGCGACAGGGCCAGGCCCAGGCCGAAACCGGGCGCCTCGCCCGCGCGCGCCTGGGCGCCACGGTAAAAGCGCTCGAACAGATGCGGCAAGTCTTCCACGCCGATGCCCGGTCCCGCGTCCGCCACGCCGACGACTGCATGCGCGCCATCGCGCGCCACGTGCACGGCGATGACGCTGTCGGGCGGCGAAAACTTCACGGCGTTATCGAGCAGATTGGCCAGCACCAAGTCCACGGGACCGGCCGCCACCCGCGCCTGCACGGCCACACTGTCATCGAAGACGATGCGGATGCCGCGCTGCGCCGCCGCCTTTTCCAGGCGCTGCGCGGCCGCCCGCACGAGGGGATTAAGCGCGATGGTTTCCACGGCATTGCGCTCCTGGCCCACGTCCAGGCGCGTGAGCATCAACAACTCTTCCACGAGGGTCGTCAGGCGTTGCACTTCATCGAGGCAGGACGCCAGCGCATCGACATACTCGGGCGCTTCGCGCGGGCGGCGCAGGGTGATTTCGATTTCCGTGCGCAGGCGCG
Coding sequences within:
- a CDS encoding MgtC/SapB family protein, whose product is MVFDFALRVAAALTLGAMIGAERQLRQRMAGLRTNALVSVGASLFVMVSVLEGDASGHMRIAAQVVSGIGFLGAGVIMREGMTVRGLNTAATLWCSAAIGILCGLGFALEAAIGTGFVLIANLVLRHLAQRINAHGSEAGIETESIYRVTAVCEAEQEVQVRKLMLRLISGMPALMLQSLHSEDAAHAGRIEVRADLLTPLSSLGLLEQIVSQVSLEGSVSAVRWALVNNAEFVAERGV
- a CDS encoding efflux RND transporter permease subunit, translated to MWMTKVSIQNPVFATMVMVALVVLGIFSYRGLGVESMPSVQFPFAAIEVNYPGASPEAVENDITRPIEDAVNTVSGIKTIRANSWEGRAGVYLEFELSTNMDKAMQDLRDKVALVRPRFPKEAKDPFIARAEGDNERPIATIVLTSTGHDLRALSTMTEQIISKRFQGVAGVGQVKLRGLRARQILISMKPIELNAQGIGVDEVIRAIQATNTNLPAGSISHGAAEQLVRVEGKIKDAREFGKIIVARRAVGPVYLDQVATVVDGEQEELSISRMNGQQAVTMEITKVQDANVVEVGTGILKVAADLQKTLPPDITLRVLDDESERVQSQLNNVKRTIIEGAVLTMVIVFLFLHSWRSTIITGLTLPISVLASFIAMKAFGFTLNFLTLMALSLCIGLLIDDAIVVRENIVRHLGMGKNHYKAANDGTNEIGLAVMATTFAIVAVFVPVAFMDGIIGRFFLQFGITVAVAVLVSLFVSFTLDPMLSSVWRDPVKDRFKYVPWLGRFMAWIETGIDRLHVWYGKVLALALRWRKTTLATAVALFAGSLMLVPMIGGEMFPETDQGWVNLRFKTPVGSSLEYTDSKVRQIETALKEFPEIDSLVANIGTPDGRNAAEVNLKLTDIKTHKRRSQQELEKLIRERLAPIAGITLSVGQRPIFIAILGTDEGKLDAVAHTLMDKMRNIKGLADMEYSQEGANPSTTVKINNELASDLGLSVQQIGNALRPFVAGDTVSHWLASDGQNYDVNVQLPKSGRQKVADLADLSLASSKLDANGKPVMIPLRQVVDFVPSSSPQVLKRQALQRRVAIYAGVQGRPAGDVDADVQKAMQSIDLPPGVRFDVAGNAQQMAETMGGAMMALGIAVIFIYLVLASQFGSFLQPIAIMVSLPLSLIGVLAALLITGSTLNIFSVIGFIMLMGLVTKNAILLVDFTNQRQREGLGQFEALMEAGQVRLRPILMTTLAMVFGMLPMAIGMGDGGESQAPMGRAVIGGVITSTLLTLVVVPVAYTYLDSLGKRAARFFGGGEHAHADADDAKAHAH
- a CDS encoding efflux RND transporter periplasmic adaptor subunit, with translation MKNETLPPASPLAATRRRRWRTPVLILVVLGLAGGGWTVMQSKQQAAKAAEQQASKKKEQEKTPVHELAQGDVAAIDARALSISLPLSGSLAPVTQATIKAKVSGVIEATTLQEGQHVANGQILVRLDAADQRARLTQQQAMLDEAQARLSMASKNEANSQALLKQKYISQTAYDTTQNSVDLARANVKSAAAMLDIARIALADTVIRAPMAGIVSKRHLQAGEKVSPDMPVYTIVNLAQLTLEAPVPSAEIPRIKLGQDVHFKVDGFGARDFAGKVTRINPTTESGSRAMLVYIAVDNGDGALRGGMFAKGSIVTERSPVAPLVPLTAVRNEKQGPVVYALVNNKVVAQPVTLGLRNEDEGYAEVTSGLVPGAKVIVAKLDGVKPGHGVTFAAPAAAPAPAAPAAVLARKD